Proteins encoded by one window of Candidatus Pelagibacter giovannonii:
- a CDS encoding electron transfer flavoprotein subunit alpha/FixB family protein has translation MSVLLIAEHNNKEVRPFTLNAITAASQMDGDVHVLLIGNNCGDVAKLLSEMPAVKKVLHAEASHYENYLAENFAPLVVKVSENYSHIVSSANTFGKNLMPRIAANLDISQVSDITKVISADTFIRPIYAGNAFATVKSTDAKKCVTIRPTSFEPCETSGGSAPIEKIDATEEFTLSKFIKREEVKSDRPELGTARVVVSGGRGMQNGENFKLITDIADKLNAAIGASRAAVDAGYISNEHQVGQTGKVVVPDLYIAVGISGAIQHLAGMKESKIIVAINKDGEAPIFSVADYGLEADLFEALPQFLEELNKLNSIQK, from the coding sequence ATGTCAGTTTTATTAATAGCAGAGCATAATAATAAAGAAGTAAGACCTTTTACATTAAACGCAATCACTGCAGCATCACAAATGGATGGAGATGTACATGTCTTATTAATTGGAAATAATTGTGGAGATGTTGCTAAATTATTATCTGAAATGCCAGCTGTTAAAAAAGTATTACATGCTGAAGCTTCTCACTATGAAAACTACTTAGCAGAAAACTTTGCACCACTAGTTGTAAAAGTTTCAGAAAATTATTCTCATATTGTTAGTTCTGCAAATACATTTGGTAAAAATTTGATGCCAAGAATAGCAGCAAATTTAGATATATCTCAAGTAAGTGACATTACTAAAGTGATATCGGCCGATACATTCATAAGACCTATTTATGCAGGTAATGCATTTGCCACAGTAAAAAGTACTGATGCAAAAAAATGTGTAACAATCAGACCAACATCTTTTGAGCCTTGTGAAACTTCTGGTGGCTCTGCTCCAATTGAAAAAATTGATGCTACTGAAGAATTTACACTTTCAAAATTCATTAAAAGAGAAGAAGTTAAGTCAGACAGACCTGAACTTGGAACTGCTAGAGTTGTAGTTTCTGGTGGAAGAGGAATGCAAAATGGAGAAAATTTTAAATTAATAACTGATATTGCGGATAAATTGAATGCTGCAATTGGAGCATCACGTGCAGCAGTTGATGCAGGATATATAAGTAATGAACATCAAGTTGGTCAAACTGGTAAAGTTGTTGTACCTGATTTATATATTGCAGTTGGAATTTCAGGAGCAATTCAACATTTAGCTGGAATGAAAGAAAGTAAAATCATTGTTGCTATAAATAAAGATGGTGAAGCGCCAATATTTAGTGTCGCAGATTATGGACTGGAAGCAGACTTATTTGAGGCGTTACCTCAATTCTTAGAAGAATTGAATAAATTAAATAGTATACAAAAATAA
- a CDS encoding DUF4864 domain-containing protein: MIIKENNFWKTSKLQHLIYKIILIILFTSSISHAELVKPNDGIEPFLVVQIQLRSLKQNDNPKKDNGIEQTWEFAHPSNQKNTGPLDRFKTMIKGKSYMMLLNHLDHKVVKIKSDDLTALFEVTVLDKDKVYYKFKWAVEKYIKDGPLKDCWLTTMVSSPMPLGSSI; the protein is encoded by the coding sequence GTGATAATAAAAGAAAACAATTTTTGGAAGACGTCAAAATTACAGCACTTAATATATAAGATAATTCTAATTATTTTATTTACATCATCAATATCTCATGCTGAACTAGTAAAGCCTAACGATGGTATTGAACCTTTTCTGGTTGTTCAAATTCAATTAAGAAGTCTAAAACAGAATGATAACCCCAAAAAAGATAATGGAATTGAACAAACTTGGGAATTTGCACATCCAAGTAACCAAAAAAATACAGGTCCTTTAGATAGGTTTAAAACTATGATTAAAGGTAAGTCTTATATGATGCTCCTTAATCACTTAGATCATAAGGTCGTGAAGATAAAATCTGATGATTTAACTGCTCTTTTTGAAGTAACAGTTCTTGATAAGGATAAGGTTTATTATAAATTTAAGTGGGCAGTTGAAAAATATATAAAAGATGGCCCTCTTAAGGATTGCTGGCTGACTACAATGGTGTCATCACCAATGCCTCTTGGATCTTCGATTTAA
- a CDS encoding electron transfer flavoprotein subunit beta/FixA family protein: protein MKILVAVKRVIDYNVQVRVKEDGTGVVTDNVKMSSNPPDDNAIEEAVKIKEAGKATEIIAITVGEEKSQETVRKALAVGADRGILIKTEGIVEPLAVAKALKKIVEKEKPDLVFMGKQAIDDDCNQTGQMLSALLNWPQATFASKIEIKDKTLEVTREIDEGLETIEVDLPAIVTCDLRLNEPRYASLPNIMKSKKKPLEILTTADLGVDTTPRVQQIKVEEPPKRKAGIKVVSVAELVSKLKNEAKVI, encoded by the coding sequence ATGAAAATATTAGTCGCTGTTAAAAGAGTAATTGATTACAACGTTCAAGTCAGAGTTAAAGAGGATGGAACTGGTGTTGTTACTGATAATGTAAAAATGTCGAGTAATCCACCCGATGATAATGCCATTGAAGAAGCTGTAAAAATTAAAGAAGCAGGTAAAGCGACAGAGATTATTGCAATTACAGTGGGTGAGGAAAAATCACAAGAAACTGTTAGAAAAGCTTTAGCTGTCGGTGCTGATAGAGGAATTTTAATCAAAACTGAGGGAATTGTTGAGCCATTAGCCGTAGCAAAAGCACTAAAAAAGATTGTTGAAAAAGAAAAACCAGATCTAGTGTTTATGGGTAAACAAGCAATTGATGATGACTGCAATCAAACAGGTCAGATGTTAAGTGCTTTATTGAATTGGCCTCAAGCAACATTTGCATCAAAAATTGAAATAAAAGACAAAACTTTAGAGGTTACAAGAGAAATTGATGAGGGGTTAGAAACAATTGAAGTTGACCTTCCAGCTATTGTGACATGTGATTTAAGATTAAATGAGCCACGTTACGCTTCATTGCCAAATATTATGAAATCTAAAAAAAAACCTTTAGAAATTTTAACAACTGCTGATTTAGGAGTTGATACCACGCCTAGAGTCCAACAAATTAAAGTAGAAGAACCACCAAAAAGAAAAGCAGGAATTAAAGTTGTAAGTGTTGCCGAGTTAGTTAGCAAACTTAAAAATGAGGCAAAAGTAATATAA
- a CDS encoding enoyl-CoA hydratase — translation MANLSNIKVKLLNKDIASIIINEPKTYNALSFKNLEDLIKAFKKLDEDKNIKVIIIEGSGKGFSAGHNLKEVSGLKNRIKYQKLFNLCSKLMLQIVEGKKPVIAKVHGAAFAAGCQLVASCDLAYSANDAIFATPGVNIGLFCSTPMVAVSRKVNRKRMMQMLLTGEPIKANYAKEIGLINNHFSKSKLNNEVLKVAKTIASKSSFTIKIGKQTFYNQLEMPLRKAYAYTSKMMTKNMMAMDAKEGISAFLQKRKPKWKNK, via the coding sequence ATGGCAAACTTAAGTAATATTAAAGTTAAACTTTTAAATAAAGATATTGCTTCAATCATCATTAATGAGCCAAAGACGTATAACGCACTTTCATTTAAAAATTTAGAAGATTTAATTAAAGCTTTTAAAAAATTAGATGAAGACAAAAATATCAAGGTAATAATTATTGAAGGGTCTGGAAAAGGTTTTAGTGCAGGTCATAATTTAAAAGAAGTAAGTGGATTAAAAAATAGAATTAAATATCAAAAACTTTTTAATCTTTGCTCAAAGTTGATGCTTCAAATAGTTGAAGGAAAAAAGCCAGTTATTGCAAAAGTTCATGGGGCAGCATTTGCTGCGGGATGTCAGTTAGTTGCGAGTTGTGATCTTGCTTACAGTGCTAATGATGCAATTTTTGCAACACCAGGAGTAAATATAGGCTTATTTTGTAGCACACCAATGGTTGCAGTTAGCAGAAAAGTTAATAGAAAAAGAATGATGCAGATGCTGTTAACTGGCGAACCCATTAAAGCAAATTATGCAAAAGAAATTGGATTAATTAATAATCATTTTTCTAAATCAAAATTAAATAATGAAGTATTAAAAGTTGCCAAAACTATTGCTTCAAAATCAAGTTTTACAATTAAAATTGGTAAACAAACTTTTTATAATCAATTAGAGATGCCATTGAGAAAAGCTTACGCTTATACAAGTAAAATGATGACTAAAAATATGATGGCAATGGATGCAAAAGAGGGAATATCTGCATTTTTACAAAAAAGAAAACCTAAATGGAAAAACAAATAG
- a CDS encoding cytidyltransferase translates to MAHKWDNKKPTAQMLGRWQPFHDGHYALFQEIIKKTGQVCIQIRDVQGVDDNPFDFDTVKKNIEEKLNPEFEGRFKVMMVPNITNICYGRGVGYKIEEVVLSEEIQQISATKIRAKMREDGKLK, encoded by the coding sequence ATGGCTCACAAATGGGATAATAAAAAACCAACAGCACAAATGTTAGGAAGATGGCAACCATTTCATGATGGTCACTATGCTTTATTTCAAGAAATTATTAAAAAAACGGGTCAAGTTTGCATTCAAATAAGAGATGTTCAAGGTGTTGACGATAATCCATTTGATTTTGACACAGTAAAAAAAAATATTGAAGAAAAGTTAAACCCAGAATTTGAAGGAAGATTTAAAGTAATGATGGTTCCTAATATTACTAATATTTGTTACGGAAGAGGTGTTGGGTATAAAATTGAAGAAGTAGTATTATCTGAAGAGATACAGCAAATATCAGCTACAAAAATTAGAGCTAAAATGAGAGAAGATGGCAAACTTAAGTAA
- a CDS encoding electron transfer flavoprotein-ubiquinone oxidoreductase translates to MPREAMDYDVVIVGGGPSGLSTAIKLKQLDPELNVCLLEKASEIGAHILSGNVFETRALDELLPNWKELNSPIKTKVSKEKFLFLGKSKSLSWPTWLLPSVQQNHNNYIISLANLCRWLAEQAEALGVEIFPGFPASEILYNEDGSVKGVATQDMGVDKNGNKKDNFESGIELLGKVTVFAEGCRGHLGKQLIEKYNLSEGKDPQQYGIGFKEIWEISEQNHEEGMVMHTAGWPLDNNTYGGSFIYHAENKQVFLGYVIGLDYKNPHLSPFDEFQRFKTHPKIKNIIEGGKRISYGARALIEGGLQSLPKMFMPGALLIGCDAGTLNMPKIKGSHTAMKSGMIAAETINKHLKEKQNLSIYEDKFKKSWIYEELHTARNVKPSFSWGLILGIIFTGIDQLLFRGKLPFTLRHKHADHETLKPANEMPKIDYPRPDNVITFDKTSSIYLTGTNHTDNQPVHLQLKDPNLPINYTLEKFDEPAQRYCPAGVYEVQNENGINKFIINSQNCIHCKTCDIKEPSQNITWVTPEGSGGPKYGNM, encoded by the coding sequence ATGCCTAGAGAAGCAATGGATTATGATGTGGTAATCGTTGGAGGTGGTCCTTCAGGATTATCTACGGCAATTAAGCTTAAACAATTAGATCCAGAATTAAATGTATGTTTACTTGAAAAAGCTTCAGAAATTGGTGCGCATATTCTAAGTGGTAATGTGTTTGAAACTAGAGCGTTAGACGAACTATTACCAAACTGGAAAGAACTTAATTCACCGATTAAAACTAAGGTATCTAAAGAAAAATTCTTATTTTTAGGAAAATCAAAATCATTAAGTTGGCCAACATGGCTACTTCCATCAGTTCAACAAAATCACAATAACTACATAATCAGTTTAGCAAACTTATGTAGATGGTTAGCAGAACAAGCTGAAGCTTTAGGTGTTGAGATATTTCCAGGTTTTCCTGCAAGTGAAATTTTGTACAATGAAGATGGATCTGTAAAGGGAGTTGCAACTCAAGATATGGGAGTTGATAAAAATGGTAACAAAAAAGATAATTTTGAATCTGGTATTGAGCTCTTAGGAAAAGTTACTGTTTTTGCAGAAGGATGTAGAGGACATCTCGGAAAACAATTAATTGAAAAATATAATTTGTCAGAAGGTAAAGATCCTCAACAATATGGAATTGGATTTAAAGAAATTTGGGAAATCAGTGAACAAAATCATGAAGAAGGAATGGTCATGCATACAGCAGGTTGGCCATTAGATAACAATACTTATGGTGGAAGCTTTATTTACCACGCAGAAAACAAGCAAGTTTTTTTAGGTTATGTAATTGGTCTTGATTATAAAAACCCACATCTTTCACCGTTTGATGAATTTCAAAGATTTAAAACTCACCCTAAAATTAAAAATATAATTGAAGGTGGAAAACGTATTTCTTATGGTGCGCGCGCTTTAATTGAAGGTGGACTTCAAAGTTTACCAAAAATGTTTATGCCGGGTGCTTTATTAATTGGCTGTGATGCGGGAACTTTAAATATGCCTAAGATTAAAGGATCACACACTGCAATGAAAAGTGGAATGATTGCTGCTGAAACTATAAATAAACATTTAAAAGAAAAACAAAATTTATCAATTTATGAAGATAAATTTAAAAAAAGTTGGATTTATGAAGAGCTACATACTGCCCGAAATGTTAAACCAAGCTTTAGCTGGGGTTTAATTCTTGGAATAATATTTACTGGAATTGATCAACTATTATTTAGAGGAAAATTACCTTTTACCCTAAGACACAAACATGCTGATCACGAAACACTAAAGCCAGCAAATGAAATGCCAAAAATTGATTATCCTAGACCAGATAATGTGATTACATTTGATAAAACAAGTTCTATTTATTTAACAGGAACAAATCATACTGATAATCAGCCAGTTCATTTACAGTTAAAAGATCCAAACTTACCTATAAATTATACTCTGGAAAAATTTGATGAACCTGCGCAAAGATATTGTCCTGCCGGTGTTTATGAAGTTCAAAATGAAAATGGTATAAATAAGTTTATTATAAACTCTCAAAATTGCATTCATTGCAAAACCTGTGATATTAAGGAACCTTCTCAAAATATTACAT
- a CDS encoding GcvT family protein: protein MKSKAKVVVVGGGVVGVSALYHLAKKGLSDVVLVERKELTSGSTWHAAGLLPLFNMSYSVGQLHKYAVDLYKKLEEETGQNVGFSVVSNIRLASTKDRMDEYHQYAGVAQTIGVDVKFLTPDQVKEIWPLCNTSDLLGAIQHPEDGYIQPADLTQAMATGARNMGAEIYRNTAVVGIKQTKDGWIVETDKGAIECEHVISCSGNFARQTGKMVGLDIPVIPVEHQYIVTEAHPDILKRKKEGLPEMGVLRDSDSRWYMREEAGGLILGPYEDGAPACYVDGPSKDSEYELFQEDLDRLAPHIEGAIHRVPAFGEVGVKKVYNGAICYTPDGNPIVGPAWGLKNFWINEGHSFGITAAGGAGWQLAEWIVDGEPTIDMLGVEPRRFGDYATKSYLKEKNEEAYNHVFKVHYPDEERGAARELRTSPCYDRMKALGAVFGQKFGWERPNFFAVDGMEQKDDWSFRRSKWFEAIKKECKNVKENVGLLDMTAFAKCRIKGPGAEEFLDYLVANKLPKKIGRIGLCHALNTKGGVHSEFTIMREAPDSFYLVSAGANQRLDHDWIQKWMPNDGTVQFENLTNSMGVLVVSGPKARELMTRVSSDDFSGENFKWLSAKNVNVGNAPVNAMRVNFVGELGWELHHSIEYQNHIFDKLMEAGKDLGLKPYGIRAMNSLRLEKSYKLVGTELSIEYSPYESGLDRFIHPNKGNFIGLEALNKWREKGFKNKLITMEIHNVEDADVLGNNPIYENNKVVGRATGGDFGFRLGKSIALGMVNPDVATTGQKLKIDILGKMYDATILDESPYDPENNLLRA from the coding sequence ATGAAATCTAAAGCTAAAGTTGTTGTAGTAGGTGGTGGTGTAGTAGGTGTTAGTGCTCTTTATCATCTGGCCAAAAAAGGTTTATCAGATGTTGTTCTTGTAGAGAGAAAAGAATTAACCTCAGGATCAACTTGGCACGCCGCAGGTTTACTTCCGTTATTTAATATGAGTTATTCAGTTGGGCAACTTCATAAGTATGCAGTTGATCTTTATAAAAAATTAGAAGAAGAGACTGGACAGAATGTTGGCTTTAGTGTTGTTTCAAATATTCGACTAGCAAGTACTAAAGATAGAATGGACGAGTATCATCAATATGCAGGAGTTGCACAAACTATTGGTGTAGATGTAAAATTTTTAACTCCAGATCAGGTAAAAGAAATTTGGCCGTTATGTAATACTTCAGATTTGCTTGGAGCAATACAACATCCAGAAGATGGATATATCCAACCTGCAGACTTAACACAAGCAATGGCTACGGGTGCAAGAAATATGGGTGCAGAGATTTATAGAAATACAGCCGTAGTTGGAATTAAACAAACTAAAGATGGATGGATTGTTGAAACTGATAAAGGAGCTATTGAATGTGAACATGTAATTTCTTGTTCAGGAAACTTTGCAAGACAAACTGGTAAGATGGTTGGTTTAGATATTCCAGTTATACCAGTTGAGCATCAATATATTGTTACAGAGGCACACCCAGATATTTTAAAAAGAAAAAAAGAAGGCTTACCAGAGATGGGAGTTTTAAGAGATAGTGATAGTAGATGGTACATGCGAGAGGAAGCTGGTGGTTTAATTTTAGGACCTTATGAAGATGGTGCTCCAGCCTGCTATGTAGACGGCCCATCAAAAGATTCTGAGTACGAATTATTCCAAGAAGACCTTGATAGACTTGCCCCACATATAGAAGGTGCAATTCATAGAGTTCCAGCATTTGGTGAGGTTGGTGTAAAAAAAGTTTATAACGGAGCAATTTGTTACACACCTGATGGAAACCCAATTGTAGGACCTGCGTGGGGACTTAAAAATTTTTGGATAAATGAAGGACATAGTTTTGGTATTACCGCAGCAGGTGGTGCTGGATGGCAACTTGCGGAATGGATTGTAGATGGAGAACCAACAATTGATATGCTTGGTGTCGAACCTAGAAGATTTGGTGATTATGCAACAAAATCATATTTAAAAGAAAAAAATGAAGAGGCTTACAACCATGTATTTAAAGTTCATTATCCAGATGAAGAAAGAGGTGCTGCTAGAGAATTAAGAACATCACCTTGTTATGACAGAATGAAAGCATTAGGTGCAGTATTTGGACAAAAATTTGGTTGGGAGAGACCTAATTTTTTTGCAGTAGATGGAATGGAGCAAAAAGATGATTGGTCTTTTAGAAGATCCAAGTGGTTCGAAGCTATAAAAAAAGAATGTAAAAATGTAAAAGAAAATGTGGGTCTTTTAGATATGACTGCATTTGCAAAATGCAGAATTAAAGGTCCTGGTGCTGAAGAGTTTTTAGATTATTTAGTAGCAAATAAACTTCCAAAAAAAATAGGAAGAATTGGTTTATGTCATGCCCTTAATACTAAGGGAGGAGTGCATTCTGAATTTACAATAATGAGAGAAGCTCCAGATAGTTTCTATTTAGTTTCTGCAGGAGCAAACCAAAGATTAGACCATGATTGGATTCAAAAATGGATGCCAAATGATGGGACAGTTCAATTTGAAAATCTAACTAATAGTATGGGTGTGCTAGTTGTATCTGGTCCAAAGGCTAGAGAATTAATGACAAGAGTTTCCAGTGATGATTTTTCTGGTGAAAACTTTAAATGGTTGAGTGCTAAAAATGTAAATGTTGGAAATGCACCAGTGAATGCTATGAGAGTAAACTTTGTTGGTGAATTAGGTTGGGAACTTCATCATTCAATTGAATACCAAAACCATATATTTGATAAATTAATGGAAGCTGGAAAAGATTTAGGTCTTAAGCCTTATGGAATTAGAGCAATGAATAGTTTAAGACTTGAAAAATCTTATAAACTTGTTGGGACAGAATTATCAATTGAATATTCACCTTACGAATCTGGACTAGATAGATTTATACATCCTAATAAAGGAAACTTTATTGGCTTAGAAGCACTTAATAAGTGGAGAGAAAAAGGTTTTAAAAATAAACTAATTACTATGGAGATTCACAATGTCGAAGACGCAGATGTTCTAGGAAATAATCCAATTTATGAAAACAATAAAGTTGTTGGACGTGCAACAGGAGGAGATTTTGGATTTAGACTGGGTAAATCTATTGCATTAGGAATGGTGAACCCTGATGTTGCGACAACTGGTCAAAAATTGAAAATTGATATTTTAGGAAAAATGTACGATGCTACTATATTAGACGAGAGTCCTTACGATCCAGAAAATAATTTATTGAGAGCATAA
- a CDS encoding AAA family ATPase produces MKKILIMGLPGSGKTTLASKLVPLINAKWLNADEIRKAADDWDFSEEGRKRQAKRMAEKAEKHKQEGHHVVADFVCPTPAARELFNADYVVWVDTIKEGRFADTNAMFVKPEKYDYHVTTQDAENWAPKIAREI; encoded by the coding sequence ATGAAGAAAATATTAATTATGGGTTTGCCTGGCTCAGGCAAAACAACTCTAGCATCAAAATTAGTTCCATTGATAAATGCGAAATGGCTTAATGCAGATGAAATAAGAAAAGCTGCAGATGATTGGGATTTTTCAGAAGAAGGAAGAAAAAGACAAGCCAAAAGAATGGCAGAAAAAGCAGAAAAACACAAACAAGAAGGCCACCATGTGGTTGCAGATTTTGTTTGTCCAACACCTGCTGCAAGAGAATTATTTAATGCAGACTACGTTGTCTGGGTTGATACTATAAAAGAAGGTAGATTTGCAGATACTAACGCTATGTTTGTAAAACCAGAAAAATATGATTATCATGTAACAACACAGGATGCTGAAAATTGGGCTCCTAAAATAGCAAGGGAAATATAA
- a CDS encoding NAD(P)H-dependent oxidoreductase, giving the protein MKKIFLVYGHYNDQSFNAAIRDTFIKTAEENGNKVDAVDLYKEKFDPVFAGEEAGEDVLNHRKRIEDCDTIVLIAPIWNFRMPAIVEGWIDKVLAPPWAFTFKQLWGNYGYPIGKLHKKKAIIFCTYGSPRLAITTFFLNLPIRRLKRGVFHMCGIYNIVYRRYFAVPFVSDNKRKQFLEDVKITALNI; this is encoded by the coding sequence ATGAAAAAAATATTTCTTGTATATGGACATTATAATGACCAATCTTTTAATGCAGCGATAAGAGATACATTTATTAAAACAGCAGAAGAAAATGGAAATAAGGTTGATGCTGTAGATCTTTATAAAGAAAAATTTGATCCAGTTTTTGCAGGTGAAGAGGCAGGTGAAGATGTTTTGAATCATCGTAAAAGAATAGAAGACTGTGATACAATTGTTCTAATTGCTCCAATTTGGAATTTTAGAATGCCAGCAATAGTTGAGGGATGGATAGATAAAGTTTTAGCACCACCTTGGGCGTTTACGTTTAAACAGTTATGGGGAAACTATGGATATCCGATCGGTAAATTACATAAAAAAAAAGCAATTATATTTTGTACTTATGGATCTCCAAGATTAGCAATCACAACATTTTTCTTAAATTTGCCAATTAGAAGGTTAAAAAGAGGTGTATTTCATATGTGTGGCATTTATAATATTGTCTACAGAAGATATTTTGCTGTACCGTTTGTTAGTGATAATAAAAGAAAACAATTTTTGGAAGACGTCAAAATTACAGCACTTAATATATAA
- a CDS encoding CoA-binding protein: protein MEKQIVDDKIKELFISSRVIALVGASKKKEKDSNIVMKFLQRAGYKVIPVNPTSINSVIYGEKVYGSLIDIDQKVDIVDVFRPSKEAEEIANQTIKIGAQALWLQLDIKNDKARDIVMKNKIYYISNKCTKIEFERLFRGS from the coding sequence ATGGAAAAACAAATAGTAGACGATAAAATTAAAGAACTATTTATTAGCTCAAGAGTAATAGCTTTAGTTGGAGCAAGTAAAAAAAAAGAAAAAGATTCAAATATAGTAATGAAGTTTCTCCAAAGAGCTGGCTATAAAGTTATACCTGTTAATCCCACAAGTATTAATAGCGTTATATATGGAGAAAAAGTATATGGTAGCTTAATAGATATCGACCAAAAAGTAGACATAGTTGATGTTTTTAGACCAAGCAAGGAAGCAGAAGAGATAGCAAATCAAACAATTAAAATTGGAGCACAAGCTCTATGGCTACAACTTGATATTAAAAATGATAAAGCAAGAGATATAGTTATGAAAAATAAAATTTACTATATATCAAATAAATGTACAAAGATTGAGTTTGAAAGACTATTTAGAGGTAGTTAG